A genome region from Populus alba chromosome 3, ASM523922v2, whole genome shotgun sequence includes the following:
- the LOC140954246 gene encoding uncharacterized protein encodes MAVFSYQQQHPASVVDEFQLDSNTIFSGTLFSPNLLYECLQESPLHAERILETIHADDNSIAKVPSISTADHSSTIARHNSSSSMAVDLQCCEENQVSQAMTPSLWQLRKHSSPAIKVKRESKRQKLNPNSSVSRNAKRVRPAKKQKKVPVEPPTGYVHVRARRGEATDSHSLAERVID; translated from the exons ATGGCAGTTTTTTCTTACCAGCAACAGCATCCTGCTTCTGTTGTTGACGAGTTTCAGCTCGATTCAAACACCATTTTTAGCGGAACTTTGTTTTCTCCAAATCTTCTATATGAATGTCTCCAGGAGAGCCCTTTGCATGCTGAAAGAATCCTTGAAACTATCCATGCTGATGACAACAGCATTGCGAAAGTCCCTTCCATAAGCACTGCAGACCACTCTTCAACGATTGCAAGGCATAATTCAAGTTCGTCCATGGCAGTTGATCTTCAGTGCTGCGAAGAAAATCAAGTTAGTCAGGCGATGACCCCATCATTGTGGCAATTGAGAAAGCACTCGTCGCCAGCCATAAAG GTaaaaagagaaagcaaaagGCAGAAACTAAACCCAAACAGTTCTGTCTCAAGAAATGCAAAGAGGGTGAGGCCagcaaaaaaacagaagaaagttCCTGTTGAGCCTCCAACAGGCTACGTTCACGTCAGGGCAAGGAGGGGTGAAGCAACAGACAGTCATAGCCTTGCTGAAAGGGTAATTGATTAA